The DNA sequence GCGATACGGAGACCGACGCCGAGCCGTGGGAGGGGAGTCCTGTACCCGTCGAACACCAGCTACGTGGCTTCCACAGTGTAACTCTCGCGGTCGAGGAGTTCGGCCCGACCGTCTCGGTCCTCACCGACGTACTGGGTTACTCACTCGAAGACGAGTCCGGAGGTAGACGGCGTTACTCAACACAAGACGACGGAATGGGGTCGGTAGTCGACGTCGTCGAAACCGACGACGAAAGCGGACGTATGGGTATAGGAGTGGTTCAGCACGTCGCTTTCAGAGCATCCGACGACGGAGAGCTTGAAGAGTTCCGCGACGCCTTTGCCGACCACGGTCTAAACGTGACTCGTAAAGTGGATCGGAAGTACTTCAACTCGATATACTGCCGTGAGCCGGGCGGGATTCTCTTCGAGGTCGCAACCGAGGACCCCGGATTCACAGTCGACGAGGATGTCAAGAGTCTCGGAAGCCGGCTCGTGCTTCCCGACTGGCTCGAAGACAGGCGTGACGTGATAGAGGAGAGACTACCCGAGTTTGAGTTCGACCCTAACCTACCGACAGACGGAAGTAGCTAAAGAAATGACCGGACTCCTCCCACGACAAACAAGACGCCGATGCCGATTATCAGAAACGGCTTATTACTGCTCTCGTGCTTGAGGTAGGCGTCGTCGGGCGACTCAGGCGGAACGTACGCTGTCACCGTGTCTCCCGTATCATATCCGTCGAGGACGGACTCGGCGGCGTCCTCGGTATCGAACTCCCTGGGTAGCTCCCCGGGGTATACATTCGAAGAACTGTACTCCTTGCCGTCGTATCTGTAAGTCAAGGTCGCACGGGGAACGTAGCCCACACCCCGTCTCTGTGACACCTCCTCCACCGAGGTCGAGTTTAGAGTCGCTTCGACCTCCACTCCTGAGTCGAGAGCCGACGACTGGACGTTGTAGCTGTACGCTCCGTATCCCACTGACGCAATCCCGAGTAGAAGCAGTAAGACCGTCTGTAATCTTCCAGAAGGACCGTCTATGCTGAACTCCATGTTGGAGAATCAGGCTTAGTTGCTGAAGCATTTCTGGATCACGAGGTATTATCCGTCCCCTTTTGGGTCAGTTC is a window from the Candidatus Afararchaeum irisae genome containing:
- a CDS encoding ring-cleaving dioxygenase, whose protein sequence is MTSKLTTSGLHHVTVTAGDPKPNAEFYVNTVGLRFVKRTVNHDDTDIYHFYFGDRKGTPGTNISFFPLLANRLPGRNGAGQAETVAYVIPSDSVGYWEERLESKGVKVDHIERFGDPVLDFTDPDGVSLEFVASDTETDAEPWEGSPVPVEHQLRGFHSVTLAVEEFGPTVSVLTDVLGYSLEDESGGRRRYSTQDDGMGSVVDVVETDDESGRMGIGVVQHVAFRASDDGELEEFRDAFADHGLNVTRKVDRKYFNSIYCREPGGILFEVATEDPGFTVDEDVKSLGSRLVLPDWLEDRRDVIEERLPEFEFDPNLPTDGSS
- a CDS encoding DUF3592 domain-containing protein; its protein translation is MEFSIDGPSGRLQTVLLLLLGIASVGYGAYSYNVQSSALDSGVEVEATLNSTSVEEVSQRRGVGYVPRATLTYRYDGKEYSSSNVYPGELPREFDTEDAAESVLDGYDTGDTVTAYVPPESPDDAYLKHESSNKPFLIIGIGVLFVVGGVRSFL